A single region of the Planctomycetia bacterium genome encodes:
- a CDS encoding HEAT repeat domain-containing protein: MQLVKWWICLLSFSCLLAVQPESTSSPAPAIQLPSDFVIEKIAGSPLIKHPLHVAIDDQGNCYVTAMAGVNRNGKELEKDPPNGIKLLKDTDGDGIYDQAITFADKMTFPGGVLWHHGAVYATSFPYLWKLVDKNGDGQADERIPLVGKFGSVGNGADLHGPQFGPDGWLYFCDGRNGHDCTLADGRKIKGRASGLYRCKPDGSGLERVFAGGMDNPVEVAFTPTGEPLVCTNLIMNKPRHDGLLFGLEGAVYPYDLGAVKELKWTGQYMPIMGELGWVAVSSIVRQTSPAWGSENQDKYFVAEFNTHRIRKLTINRQGASFAMQAEPFLSCTDPDFHPTQLVQVADGSMLLVDTGGWFRNGCPTSLMEKPSIHGGIYRIRKKNQSAKGKRIPSPWPNCTVEEARSTLQKNDVAVKLDALWSLGRQLAISPNEEVQQIIRSALADQHIDVLVLALRMVGQYRDVHALDSLVRLVKHPDQAVRRETATALGRLKHVDGVAPLIQALENAEDPWLEHAIIYALMQINEPSVTTSGLKSYAPRVQRGVMLALDQMPGERLTWTHLSELMQTTDARLRQSALEVMVKHPEWVTDLADYAERKLSEKSLHRDAPAIAGMKQLLTALATQERIQQLMADKLACPEESGLVRSIILDAMLQADLVRWPKLWNQPLNQFLDNPQWDNELLMQGILAAGASKQRHFDASLRRIAEQGDRPLSTRLSAATIALKDGKPVGDSLFNEMMLELHPESEPALRLNALQALSGASLSSSQLNRLLPFIKHAGPMELPILLTVWEHRSKEIVWPPLLEALLSSPGLPAVSLDRLQTLIQAAPAEYQTKASLILTRGRPDLAAQKTRLRQLESTLTGGDVQKGREIFFSSKAVCSTCHRVGNEGGLIGPNLSTIGSIRTRGDLLESILFPNASLARGYETLVIVTKEGKTITGVLTRETVDALVLTDSQRAEHKVLRQEIEQMTASSVSTMPAGMDQTLSAEELRDLLAWLATLK; the protein is encoded by the coding sequence ATGCAGCTTGTCAAATGGTGGATTTGTCTCCTCAGTTTCAGTTGTCTGCTGGCAGTTCAGCCTGAATCTACCTCCAGTCCTGCACCGGCCATTCAACTGCCTTCTGATTTCGTCATTGAAAAAATTGCCGGGTCGCCTTTGATTAAACATCCCTTGCATGTGGCGATAGATGATCAGGGAAACTGTTATGTCACCGCGATGGCAGGCGTCAATCGCAACGGCAAGGAACTCGAAAAGGACCCGCCAAACGGCATCAAGCTGTTGAAAGATACCGATGGCGATGGCATCTACGATCAGGCAATTACCTTTGCAGACAAGATGACTTTCCCCGGCGGGGTGCTCTGGCATCACGGCGCAGTGTATGCCACTTCCTTCCCTTACTTGTGGAAACTGGTTGATAAGAATGGCGATGGCCAGGCCGATGAACGCATTCCCCTGGTGGGTAAGTTTGGATCGGTAGGCAACGGTGCCGACCTGCATGGGCCACAGTTTGGCCCGGATGGCTGGCTCTACTTCTGCGATGGCCGCAATGGACATGATTGCACTCTGGCTGATGGCAGAAAGATCAAGGGCAGGGCATCAGGCCTGTATCGCTGCAAACCTGATGGCAGCGGACTCGAACGGGTGTTTGCAGGCGGCATGGACAACCCGGTCGAAGTGGCATTTACGCCAACGGGTGAACCGCTCGTCTGCACCAATCTGATTATGAACAAGCCTCGCCATGATGGATTGCTTTTTGGCCTCGAGGGTGCTGTTTATCCTTATGATCTGGGTGCAGTGAAAGAACTGAAATGGACTGGTCAGTACATGCCCATTATGGGTGAACTCGGCTGGGTTGCGGTATCGAGTATTGTCAGGCAAACCAGTCCAGCCTGGGGCAGTGAAAATCAGGACAAGTATTTCGTAGCTGAGTTCAACACGCATCGCATCCGCAAGTTGACCATCAACAGGCAAGGTGCCAGCTTTGCCATGCAGGCGGAACCATTTCTCAGTTGCACCGACCCTGATTTTCATCCAACCCAACTCGTGCAGGTTGCCGACGGCAGCATGCTGCTGGTTGATACCGGTGGCTGGTTTCGCAATGGCTGCCCGACTTCTCTAATGGAAAAGCCTTCCATTCATGGTGGCATCTATCGCATCAGGAAAAAGAATCAATCCGCCAAGGGGAAACGGATTCCGTCACCATGGCCAAACTGCACCGTGGAAGAAGCCCGGAGCACGCTTCAGAAGAATGATGTAGCAGTGAAACTCGATGCACTCTGGTCACTGGGCCGACAACTGGCAATCAGTCCGAACGAAGAGGTTCAGCAGATTATTCGCAGCGCACTTGCAGATCAGCATATTGATGTGCTGGTACTGGCATTACGCATGGTGGGGCAATATCGCGATGTGCATGCGCTCGATAGTCTCGTTCGACTGGTAAAACATCCAGACCAGGCAGTTCGACGGGAAACTGCGACTGCACTGGGCCGTTTGAAACATGTTGATGGCGTTGCACCATTGATTCAGGCACTGGAGAATGCTGAAGATCCCTGGCTGGAACACGCCATCATTTATGCACTGATGCAAATCAACGAACCATCAGTAACCACTTCAGGATTGAAGAGTTATGCGCCGCGTGTGCAGCGAGGCGTCATGCTCGCTTTGGATCAGATGCCTGGCGAAAGGCTTACCTGGACCCATCTTTCTGAACTGATGCAAACCACCGATGCCAGACTCAGACAATCGGCTCTGGAGGTGATGGTCAAACATCCCGAATGGGTGACTGACCTGGCGGATTATGCAGAACGCAAGCTCAGTGAAAAGAGCCTGCATCGCGATGCTCCAGCCATTGCCGGCATGAAACAATTGCTGACAGCATTGGCGACTCAGGAACGCATTCAGCAACTGATGGCAGATAAGCTGGCCTGCCCGGAAGAAAGTGGACTGGTGCGAAGCATTATTCTGGATGCCATGTTGCAGGCTGATCTTGTTAGATGGCCGAAGCTGTGGAACCAGCCGCTCAATCAGTTTCTCGATAACCCCCAGTGGGATAATGAATTATTGATGCAGGGGATACTGGCTGCGGGTGCATCGAAGCAACGGCATTTTGATGCATCGCTGCGCAGGATTGCCGAGCAGGGAGATCGCCCGCTTTCTACTCGCCTGTCAGCGGCTACTATCGCATTGAAGGATGGCAAGCCGGTGGGCGATTCCCTATTCAACGAAATGATGTTGGAGCTGCACCCGGAGAGTGAACCAGCCTTGCGATTGAATGCGCTGCAAGCCCTGTCAGGCGCAAGTTTAAGCAGTTCTCAATTGAACAGATTGCTGCCTTTCATCAAACATGCTGGCCCTATGGAATTGCCTATACTGCTTACTGTCTGGGAACATCGAAGTAAAGAGATTGTATGGCCTCCGCTTCTTGAGGCGCTGCTTTCATCCCCCGGCTTGCCAGCTGTATCCCTGGATCGATTACAGACTTTGATCCAAGCAGCGCCTGCTGAATACCAAACCAAGGCGTCACTAATACTGACCAGGGGCAGACCAGACCTGGCAGCTCAGAAAACCCGGCTTAGACAGTTAGAGTCAACGTTGACTGGTGGCGATGTGCAGAAAGGCCGGGAGATTTTCTTCAGCAGCAAAGCTGTCTGTTCCACCTGTCATCGCGTGGGCAACGAAGGTGGTTTGATCGGGCCGAATCTCTCGACTATTGGCAGCATTCGCACTCGTGGCGATCTGCTCGAATCCATACTGTTCCCCAATGCTTCGCTGGCTCGTGGCTACGAAACGCTCGTGATCGTCACAAAAGAGGGGAAAACAATTACTGGCGTTCTGACGCGGGAAACGGTGGATGCACTGGTGTTGACCGACAGCCAGCGTGCGGAACATAAAGTGCTGCGGCAGGAAATTGAACAGATGACAGCTTCCAGTGTTTCCACTATGCCAGCAGGGATGGATCAGACTCTTTCTGCAGAGGAACTGCGTGATCTTCTGGCCTGGCTGGCAACGCTGAAATGA